A single genomic interval of Candidatus Latescibacterota bacterium harbors:
- a CDS encoding CoA-binding protein → MDFRTMFEPKTMAIIGVSLHNDRHPANVIYNKNRFRYPVKVYAVNPQGGEYYKEKVYKNIGDIPEKIDLAIIAVRAEHVPGVLEECVESWVGGVVVISGGFSETGRHDMRDELIRVANEADFPIIGPNCLGIYSPSHVDSFFLPSERMVRPGQGNVAIVSQSGGILVDQMVKYAEQGIGLSRAVSIGNKAVVTELDLLKYLARDDQTDVIAFYMEGFGEGQGREFVNAASRSPKPVIVMKAGKSEAGSRAVSSHTASIAGDYRVFSSIMKQHGIVEAYDEYEMLNFSEALSCYSKPIKGRVGIVTASGGHGVVAVDRCNKSDLEVPLLPDDRQEIIREKLSNSIKTIASIDNPIDLTGSAQDDDFVVAARQLSLIDDIDCVLILLLPYIPEVTSDVGARLSQLYQETKKPIVAYVPHVEKYMMIIEGFQLNNVPVADSIEGAIMMVEAMKRCGQC, encoded by the coding sequence TTGGATTTCAGGACCATGTTCGAGCCAAAGACGATGGCCATCATCGGAGTATCTCTCCATAATGACCGTCATCCGGCCAACGTCATATATAACAAGAATAGGTTTCGTTATCCCGTGAAGGTCTATGCCGTCAACCCTCAGGGTGGTGAATATTACAAGGAAAAAGTCTACAAGAATATCGGAGATATCCCGGAGAAGATAGATCTCGCGATAATTGCTGTCCGCGCGGAACATGTGCCCGGAGTCCTGGAAGAGTGTGTTGAATCCTGGGTGGGAGGAGTAGTAGTGATCTCCGGAGGATTCTCAGAGACCGGACGGCACGATATGAGAGATGAGTTGATCCGGGTAGCGAACGAGGCGGATTTCCCGATCATCGGACCCAACTGTCTCGGCATCTATTCGCCAAGCCATGTCGACTCATTCTTTCTTCCCAGCGAACGCATGGTGAGGCCCGGACAGGGCAACGTCGCTATAGTGAGTCAGAGCGGGGGCATCCTCGTCGACCAGATGGTCAAATACGCCGAACAGGGAATCGGCCTTTCCAGAGCAGTCAGCATAGGCAACAAGGCTGTCGTCACTGAGCTGGACCTTCTGAAATATCTTGCCCGTGACGACCAGACAGACGTCATAGCTTTTTATATGGAGGGTTTCGGAGAGGGCCAGGGGCGCGAGTTCGTAAATGCCGCAAGTCGATCTCCCAAGCCAGTCATCGTCATGAAAGCTGGCAAGAGCGAAGCAGGAAGCAGGGCTGTATCGAGCCACACGGCTTCCATCGCCGGCGACTACAGAGTCTTTTCTTCGATCATGAAACAACATGGCATAGTCGAAGCTTACGACGAATACGAGATGCTCAACTTTTCCGAAGCTTTGAGTTGTTACTCCAAACCGATCAAAGGCAGGGTCGGCATCGTCACCGCCAGCGGTGGCCACGGCGTTGTGGCGGTCGACAGATGTAACAAGTCCGACCTGGAAGTACCACTACTCCCTGATGACAGGCAGGAAATAATACGCGAAAAACTTTCCAACAGCATAAAGACGATAGCATCGATCGACAATCCAATCGATTTGACAGGAAGCGCTCAGGATGACGATTTCGTAGTGGCCGCGCGTCAACTCAGTCTCATTGACGACATCGATTGTGTCCTGATCCTGCTTCTCCCCTACATTCCAGAGGTCACATCCGATGTAGGAGCCCGCCTCAGCCAGTTATATCAGGAAACAAAGAAACCGATCGTCGCCTATGTCCCCCATGTGGAGAAATACATGATGATCATCGAGGGGTTTCAGCTCAACAACGTTCCAGTAGCAGATTCAATAGAGGGCGCCATAATGATGGTCGAAGCTATGAAGAGGTGTGGACAATGCTGA
- a CDS encoding YeeE/YedE family protein produces the protein MLNVIHTKKGLQLFLGFLFGILFGIFLHKGGATKYDVIVGQLLLIDFTVVKIMLSAVITGMIGIFAMKSFGWVELHPKPGSWGSSAIGGLIFGIGFATLGYCPGTIAGAVGNGYIDAATGGIVGILIGAGLFAAIYPRLMNGILRKGDFGDITIPKLIKVPECIIVPIVATFLVFILLALESKGM, from the coding sequence ATGTTAAATGTAATCCATACAAAAAAAGGTCTGCAACTCTTTCTCGGATTCCTTTTTGGGATCCTCTTTGGAATCTTTCTGCACAAAGGCGGAGCTACGAAATACGACGTCATCGTCGGACAGCTTCTTCTTATAGATTTTACAGTCGTCAAGATCATGCTCTCGGCAGTGATCACCGGGATGATCGGTATATTCGCGATGAAGTCTTTCGGGTGGGTGGAACTTCATCCGAAACCCGGCTCATGGGGATCCAGTGCAATTGGAGGACTCATTTTCGGGATAGGATTCGCGACTCTCGGCTACTGTCCGGGAACAATAGCGGGCGCAGTAGGCAACGGATATATTGACGCCGCGACAGGAGGAATTGTTGGAATCCTGATCGGCGCGGGGCTGTTCGCAGCGATTTATCCACGTCTGATGAATGGTATTCTCCGGAAAGGCGATTTTGGCGATATCACGATTCCGAAACTGATCAAGGTTCCTGAGTGTATCATCGTCCCGATAGTCGCGACCTTTCTTGTGTTCATATTGCTCGCCCTGGAGTCGAAGGGGATGTGA
- a CDS encoding acetate--CoA ligase family protein, with protein sequence MLTDEMKAILEKSKGTGWVLEPDAMKILSIAGLDVPEYIHATSVGEAETFASKAGYPLVAKVVSPDILHKSDVGGVVVGISSDKQLRETYKGFREMKGFAGAVIEEMLSGVELIVGAKIDSQFGPVIVVGIGGVGVEIYKDTAIRMAPIKKEHVPSMVADIKARKLLEGFRGSEPVDMERLSSMVVAFSKLVMDLAPFVESIDLNPVMCSGSRCVIADARMILNNAQG encoded by the coding sequence ATGCTGACAGACGAAATGAAAGCCATCCTTGAAAAATCCAAAGGTACGGGATGGGTCCTTGAGCCTGATGCCATGAAAATACTGAGCATCGCAGGGCTGGATGTCCCCGAATATATCCACGCGACCTCGGTCGGGGAAGCGGAAACTTTCGCGTCGAAGGCAGGTTATCCCCTGGTAGCCAAGGTAGTCTCTCCCGATATCCTCCACAAGTCCGATGTCGGTGGTGTTGTAGTCGGCATCTCCAGTGACAAACAACTCAGGGAAACCTACAAGGGGTTCAGAGAGATGAAGGGATTTGCCGGGGCTGTTATCGAAGAAATGCTCAGCGGTGTCGAACTGATCGTAGGAGCAAAAATCGACTCACAGTTCGGCCCGGTGATCGTCGTTGGTATCGGCGGGGTCGGAGTGGAGATCTACAAGGATACCGCCATCAGAATGGCTCCGATCAAGAAAGAACATGTACCGTCGATGGTCGCGGATATCAAGGCCCGGAAACTGCTGGAAGGGTTTCGTGGATCAGAACCGGTAGACATGGAACGTCTGTCTTCGATGGTAGTCGCGTTCTCGAAGCTGGTAATGGATCTCGCACCGTTTGTCGAATCGATCGACTTGAACCCGGTCATGTGTTCGGGCAGCCGTTGCGTGATCGCCGATGCCAGGATGATCCTGAACAACGCGCAGGGATAA
- a CDS encoding MBL fold metallo-hydrolase: MLLKHFFIEKIAHSSYLLAGSRSCAIIDPRRDIDIYIEAADAHGVEITHILETHLHADFISGHMDLAAQTGAKIYVPKSGKCAFDHVAVSDGDTFEIDDILIKVLETPGHTPEHLSYVVIDRTRGDEPAGVFCGDTMFVGDVGRPDLFPDMATELAGKLYDSLHDKLLKLPDFCEVWPCHGAGSLCGRAMGAKWRSTIGYERRYNSALQIIEKVDFIESLTTDMPPAPDHFSLCSDINRQGPARIGDLPSLSRMSPAGFRKAMADDDVIVLDVRSYEGFGSHHIPGAWHIDYNGNFPTFAGWTLPPDKKILLVASTVEEAHNANVWARRVGVDRIFGHLEKSMFGWATSGFKTTSVRQISAEDLHNYACGSEEIVLLDVRSPIEFADNHIGGAINIPTPELRTRFDELDPSKKTILICSTGHRSSLGTSILKMHGFEDLLNVAGGMKGYSAAGHTRVCRVCANPHGSRYYENYVPVQDKKDQPE; this comes from the coding sequence ATGCTGTTAAAACATTTTTTCATTGAAAAAATCGCACACAGTTCATACCTTCTCGCTGGATCGAGATCCTGCGCGATCATCGATCCGAGAAGAGATATAGATATTTATATCGAGGCAGCAGATGCTCACGGAGTAGAGATAACCCATATCCTTGAGACCCATCTTCACGCCGATTTCATCTCCGGCCATATGGACCTGGCAGCACAGACCGGGGCGAAGATCTACGTTCCGAAAAGTGGAAAATGCGCATTCGATCACGTCGCTGTCTCTGATGGCGATACCTTCGAGATCGACGATATCCTGATCAAGGTACTTGAAACACCAGGACATACACCTGAGCACCTCAGTTATGTCGTGATCGACAGGACAAGAGGTGATGAGCCGGCTGGAGTCTTCTGTGGAGACACGATGTTTGTGGGAGATGTGGGGCGTCCGGACCTCTTCCCCGACATGGCGACAGAACTTGCCGGCAAACTCTACGACAGCCTTCACGATAAACTGCTGAAGCTTCCCGATTTTTGCGAAGTATGGCCCTGTCACGGAGCCGGTTCACTGTGCGGGCGGGCGATGGGAGCCAAATGGCGGAGTACCATCGGATACGAAAGACGGTACAATTCCGCGCTGCAGATAATTGAAAAAGTTGATTTTATTGAATCGCTTACGACTGACATGCCCCCCGCCCCCGATCATTTCAGCCTGTGCAGTGACATCAATCGACAGGGGCCGGCAAGGATAGGGGATCTTCCATCCCTTTCAAGGATGAGCCCGGCTGGATTCAGGAAGGCGATGGCCGATGACGATGTCATTGTCCTCGACGTCAGAAGTTACGAAGGGTTCGGAAGCCATCACATCCCGGGAGCGTGGCACATTGACTACAACGGCAATTTCCCCACCTTCGCAGGATGGACCCTGCCCCCTGACAAAAAAATACTCCTTGTCGCCTCGACTGTGGAGGAAGCTCACAACGCCAACGTATGGGCCAGGCGTGTCGGGGTGGACCGGATATTCGGACATCTCGAGAAAAGCATGTTCGGGTGGGCGACGAGCGGGTTCAAGACTACAAGTGTCCGGCAGATATCGGCCGAGGATCTTCATAATTATGCCTGCGGTTCAGAGGAGATCGTCCTGCTCGATGTACGCTCCCCGATCGAATTCGCCGACAACCATATAGGCGGGGCGATAAACATCCCCACACCCGAACTTCGGACCAGGTTCGATGAGCTGGACCCATCAAAAAAAACCATTCTGATCTGCTCGACAGGTCACCGCTCGAGCCTTGGCACTAGCATCCTTAAGATGCACGGATTCGAAGACCTCCTTAATGTCGCTGGAGGCATGAAAGGATACAGCGCTGCGGGCCACACCAGGGTATGCAGGGTCTGCGCTAATCCGCACGGATCGCGTTATTACGAAAACTACGTGCCCGTTCAGGACAAGAAAGATCAGCCGGAATAG
- a CDS encoding YeeE/YedE family protein codes for MDWIFEARWSPYAAGIGIGVLSWFTFLLSNKPIGCSTAFARTSGMFVRIFRGKKIDEMPYYKQFSPSIDWEWMLVLGVVLGGFISARISGDFSIQVVPAMWAASFGSAPFPRILTALAGGIFLGFGARWSGGCTSGHGISGTLQLAISSWIAAVCFFIGGIASAFIIFKVIG; via the coding sequence ATGGATTGGATCTTTGAAGCCAGGTGGTCGCCGTACGCGGCAGGCATCGGGATCGGTGTCTTAAGCTGGTTTACATTCCTCCTTTCGAACAAGCCGATCGGCTGCTCGACGGCTTTCGCCAGAACAAGTGGCATGTTCGTCAGGATCTTCAGAGGAAAAAAAATCGACGAGATGCCCTATTACAAACAATTCTCTCCTTCGATCGATTGGGAATGGATGCTCGTGCTGGGAGTAGTCCTGGGAGGCTTCATCTCCGCCAGGATCTCTGGTGACTTTTCTATCCAGGTCGTCCCGGCCATGTGGGCCGCTTCTTTTGGAAGCGCCCCCTTCCCTCGCATTCTGACTGCTCTGGCAGGAGGGATCTTTCTCGGGTTCGGCGCCAGGTGGTCCGGCGGCTGCACCAGCGGCCACGGTATCAGCGGCACACTCCAGCTCGCAATAAGCAGTTGGATAGCCGCTGTCTGCTTTTTCATCGGTGGGATCGCAAGCGCTTTCATCATTTTCAAGGTCATAGGCTGA